The following nucleotide sequence is from Pseudobutyrivibrio ruminis HUN009.
ACCAGAGCTTGGTCTGGAATGAGTACTAGACAGTATAAGAATCTTAAAGGCCAAAAGAAAGAAAATCTAAGAGATAATATGTCCACCCTTGAATTAGCTCTTAATATGCTGGCTGAGGCTACTACAACTGAGCTTACAAAGGTACATAATCCTAGTGGGTTAGAAGAAAATCAAAAGATTGCTCAAAAGGGTGGCAGTGTTGCAGGAAACGCGAGACGTGAGATAGAACAAGAAACAGGTAAATCAATCATAACAAGTCAGAATGCAATTCAATTGAATGAGGCTGTAACACAGTTGATAGAGGCTGTTTCTGAAATAGATGAGGATTGATTATTAATAAGGGAAATATTGTGTGGAAATTTTTGCCTTAGAAAAGAATAGAATCACTCAAAAATATGGTATGTTCGAATCTTCTTGAAAGCTTTTCTTGCAATAGAAGAAATGACTTGTTAATATAATAGTGAACTGGGCGAAAGCTCTTTGGTTCACCGTAGACGGGAAGAATTTCCCGTCATTTTTTTAGGAGTTTTTAAATGTAAGAATTAAGTATATTTATTGATGAATCTGGAGATTTTGGCAAGACACAGGACTTTAATGCTTATTATCTAGTTACGTTTGTCTTTCATAATATATGTTCTTTTGATTTGTTAAAAATTAAGAGTGAGGAAGGGAGACTCAGTAAAGGAGAAAAGCAGTTCTTCTATAAGCCTAATGAATTGAAAAAACATTTTTTAAGAGTATAGAAAAAAAGAGATTGTAATAAATTGTCAGGTTTAACTTATAAATGCAGAGGCAACAAATGCCTTTCTTTCAATATTTTTTGAGACCTAGATGCGTTCAAGCCTCCTCAGCCTAAGCACAAAAAGCCTTCAGATTCGTCTGAAGGTTTTTTTTTCTTGTAGATATACTTGTGCACTAGTCAACTAAAAGTAAGACAAAGTGTCTACTTTTAGTTGACTAGTGCAATCTGAATTAGTTGAGTAGAGAATTCTGCAATTAAAAACTTAATTCAAAAAGATTGGGTATCAGAATTCAATTATCACAGCTTACTACTAGCCAATCCACTAACACAACTATATTTCGCACAATAATATGTGAGGTTTTTGTGTAGATAGAGACTATTAGATTGCTATATGATACAATGAAGCTAAGTTTGGGGAGTAGCTTGTAAAAGGAGGCTAGGTATGAAATTTTATGTATGCGAGGTTTGCGGTAATTTTGTAGGCATGGTTAAGGAGTCCGGTGCTCCAATGTCTTGCTGTGGTCAGAAGATGAAGGAGCTTGTTCCTGGTACTTCTGATGGTGCAGTTGAAAAGCATGTTCCTGTATGCAAGGTAGAGGGAAATGTGGTGACTGTAGAGGTTGGTTCTGTAGAGCATCCAATGGCTCCAGAGCACTACATTGAGTGGATTGCTATCGAAACAAAGCAGGGAGCTCAGAGAAAGGTTCTCGAGCCAGGTCAGAAGCCATGCGCTCAGTTCGCTCTTACAGATGGCGATTCGTTAGTTGCAGCTTATGCATATTGCAACTTACACGGATTATGGAAATCATAATGTTAATAATAGTAAAGAGCTTTGGGGGTGCCCAAAGCTCTTTTTTTGTTAAAATAATCCATCTACTATTTTCATTATTCTATGAAGGTTTTGAATATCTGTATCAACATCACCGGTCTCTAAAGAGTGGTTTGCATCTGGGATGACGGCATATGTGATTGAAAGTTCATCACAAAGCTGGACGCACATATCAGTATCACAAAGAGGATCCTTGCTTCCGTGGAAAACAAAACCTTCGCAGGCATTGATGTATGCAAATGTCATTTCGATAGGTGTGAAGATAATGCTTTCAGCTTCGATGCCATAGTCAAAGGCGTATTTGGCAGCGATAGCTGTACCAATGCTTTTTCCAATAAAGACAACATTATCATAGGAAGAAAAGTCTATATCTTTTAACTGCTCAACTACCTGTGTGAGAGCCTCATTGATTGCAGCCTCAGCCTGAGCGGCATTTGTCTTGATAGAATCTAAATCATTTGAAAATGTATAAGTTACTTCTTTTATTTCATAGCCATGATTCTTGGCAAGCTTCTTTGAATAGTACAAAAGTGGTTTATCTGAGTGATATCCAACTCCTGGAAATATAACAGCTAAATTCTTATCCATAGTGTTCCTTTCATTAATAAGAAAAATTCTACGAATCTATTATAGCAATAAAAGTACTTAGAAAAACAAAAAAACACAAAACCTGTACCGATTTGTTCACATTGCAATCATGTTGCGCACACTTGACGGGATTAATATACCGCTAAATGATACAAAAATAGCAGCAGATAGGAGTGAATTATGGAAAAGAGGTATAGGCATGAATGGAAACACGCTATAACCTACGCAGACTTGCTAACAATAAGGCAAAGAATGTCAGCTATAGCGATACCTGATCCACATACAATCGACGGAAAATATCTTATAAGAAGTCTTTATTTCGATAATCTGAATGACAAAGCACTTCGTGAAAAAGTGGATGGGGTGAACATGCGAGAGAAATTTCGCATAAGATATTATAACTTCGATACTAGAATAATCCACCTTGAAAAGAAAAGTAAACTCAACGGTCTTGGTACGAAATACCATGCTCCATTGACAGCGGAAGAGGCACAGAAGATAGTGGATGGAGATATTGATTGGATGATTGATTCCCCATATTCACTGATTCAGGAGCTGTATTGCAAGATGCGATATCAGGGAATGAGACCTATGACCATAGTAGATTACACCAGAGAGCCATTTGTATATGGACCTGGAAATGTAAGAGTTACATTAGATTATGACATAAGAACGGGGATGAATAGAACGGATTTCTTAAATCCAGAATGTGTAACAATTCCAGCGGGCGACGCTCCAATTATATTGGAGGTCAAATGGGATGCATATCTGCCAGAAATAATAAGAGATGCAGTACAAATCCCAGGGACTAGAGTGCAGGCATTTTCAAAATATGCACAGTGCAGGAT
It contains:
- a CDS encoding desulfoferrodoxin family protein, with protein sequence MKFYVCEVCGNFVGMVKESGAPMSCCGQKMKELVPGTSDGAVEKHVPVCKVEGNVVTVEVGSVEHPMAPEHYIEWIAIETKQGAQRKVLEPGQKPCAQFALTDGDSLVAAYAYCNLHGLWKS
- a CDS encoding alpha/beta hydrolase → MDKNLAVIFPGVGYHSDKPLLYYSKKLAKNHGYEIKEVTYTFSNDLDSIKTNAAQAEAAINEALTQVVEQLKDIDFSSYDNVVFIGKSIGTAIAAKYAFDYGIEAESIIFTPIEMTFAYINACEGFVFHGSKDPLCDTDMCVQLCDELSITYAVIPDANHSLETGDVDTDIQNLHRIMKIVDGLF
- a CDS encoding polyphosphate polymerase domain-containing protein translates to MEKRYRHEWKHAITYADLLTIRQRMSAIAIPDPHTIDGKYLIRSLYFDNLNDKALREKVDGVNMREKFRIRYYNFDTRIIHLEKKSKLNGLGTKYHAPLTAEEAQKIVDGDIDWMIDSPYSLIQELYCKMRYQGMRPMTIVDYTREPFVYGPGNVRVTLDYDIRTGMNRTDFLNPECVTIPAGDAPIILEVKWDAYLPEIIRDAVQIPGTRVQAFSKYAQCRIYG